One window of Klebsiella quasivariicola genomic DNA carries:
- a CDS encoding GNAT family N-acetyltransferase produces MNLAAPQTFTIRRIAAQDNAAIAAVIRQVSAEYGLTADKGYTVADPNLDELYELYSQPGSAYWVVEKEGEVVGGGGVAPLSCSEPDICELQKMYFMTRARGQGLAKKLALLALDYAREQGFKRCYLETTAFLTEAIGLYEHLGFEHIDGPLGCTGHVDCEVRMLKTL; encoded by the coding sequence ATGAATCTTGCCGCGCCACAAACCTTTACTATACGCCGTATCGCGGCGCAGGATAACGCTGCGATAGCGGCCGTCATTCGGCAGGTATCCGCAGAATATGGCCTGACCGCTGATAAAGGCTATACCGTTGCCGACCCCAATCTTGATGAGCTGTATGAGCTATACAGCCAGCCGGGCTCTGCCTATTGGGTGGTGGAGAAAGAGGGGGAAGTGGTCGGCGGCGGGGGTGTCGCACCGCTCTCCTGTAGCGAGCCGGATATCTGCGAGCTGCAGAAAATGTATTTCATGACCCGCGCCCGCGGCCAGGGGCTGGCGAAGAAACTGGCGCTACTGGCGCTGGATTACGCCCGCGAGCAAGGGTTTAAACGCTGCTATCTGGAAACCACCGCCTTCCTGACGGAGGCGATCGGCTTATATGAACATCTCGGCTTCGAGCACATTGACGGGCCGCTGGGCTGTACCGGCCACGTTGACTGTGAAGTGCGAATGCTGAAAACGCTGTAG
- a CDS encoding IS110 family transposase, translating into MENKLHFIGIDVAKAKLDVDMLRPDGRHRSKKFANTPKGHNELVSWLCGHQVSNAHVCMEATGTYMEDVAAHLSDAGYLVSVINPLLSKAFVQSQGIRSKTDTVDARQLAYFCREKRPVIWEAPHPVERALRALVLRHQALTEMHVQEQNRRESAREVQLPSIDMHLLWLETELKRIEKQIKDLTDDDPDMKHRRKLLDSIPGIGAKTSAVLLAYVGLKNRFLEARQFAAFAGLTPKQHESGSSIRRVSRMSKMGHMSLRRALYMPAMVTLYKTEWGRIFRERLEKSGKNAKLIIGAMMRKLAQVAYGVLKSGRPFDATQHTENACMA; encoded by the coding sequence ATGGAAAACAAACTCCACTTTATCGGCATTGATGTTGCCAAAGCTAAACTCGATGTCGATATGCTGCGCCCTGATGGCCGTCACCGCAGCAAGAAATTTGCCAACACCCCAAAAGGCCATAACGAGCTCGTCAGCTGGTTGTGCGGCCATCAGGTCAGCAATGCCCACGTCTGCATGGAAGCGACCGGGACGTATATGGAAGATGTCGCCGCTCATCTCTCTGACGCGGGGTATCTGGTCTCCGTTATCAATCCGTTGCTCAGCAAAGCGTTCGTCCAGAGCCAGGGAATACGCAGCAAAACCGATACGGTGGATGCCCGCCAGCTGGCGTATTTTTGCCGGGAGAAACGCCCGGTGATATGGGAAGCCCCCCATCCGGTTGAGCGGGCCCTGCGGGCGCTGGTGCTGCGGCATCAGGCACTGACGGAAATGCATGTTCAGGAGCAGAACCGGCGGGAAAGTGCCCGTGAAGTTCAGTTGCCGAGTATCGACATGCACCTGCTGTGGCTGGAGACGGAACTGAAGCGTATCGAAAAGCAGATAAAAGACCTGACGGATGATGATCCGGATATGAAGCACCGTCGCAAACTGCTGGACAGTATCCCGGGGATCGGAGCGAAAACATCGGCGGTGTTGCTGGCTTACGTGGGGCTGAAAAACAGATTCCTGGAAGCGAGGCAGTTCGCGGCGTTCGCGGGTCTGACACCAAAGCAGCATGAATCAGGCAGCAGCATCCGGCGGGTGAGTCGGATGAGTAAAATGGGTCATATGTCGCTGCGCCGTGCGCTGTACATGCCGGCAATGGTGACGCTGTACAAGACAGAATGGGGTCGGATATTCAGGGAACGACTGGAGAAGAGCGGAAAAAATGCAAAGCTGATCATCGGTGCAATGATGCGGAAGCTGGCACAGGTGGCGTACGGGGTCCTGAAATCGGGACGCCCGTTCGATGCCACGCAGCATACGGAAAATGCTTGCATGGCATAA
- the miaE gene encoding tRNA isopentenyl-2-thiomethyl-A-37 hydroxylase MiaE, whose amino-acid sequence MDYPQILSPIINFLHCPTPQAWIEEARKPENLPLLLTDHMVCELKAAQNAMLLVRRYVADKADADELLACLKPYEDFTYRWGPEPDFVALHKRINKSAMPQTDDPWGRQLLDSMILLIKEELHHFWQVREMMVARDIPYVKITASNYARGLRREVRSHEPVMLIDKLICGAYIEARSCERFAALAPWLDDDLQKFYLSLLRSEARHYQDYLDLAQKIAGEDISERVRQLGEAEAALILRPEAEFRFHSGVPVAA is encoded by the coding sequence ATGGATTACCCGCAGATTCTCTCCCCGATTATCAACTTCCTGCACTGTCCAACGCCGCAGGCGTGGATTGAGGAAGCCCGCAAGCCGGAAAACCTGCCGCTGCTGCTGACCGACCATATGGTGTGCGAGCTGAAAGCGGCGCAGAACGCCATGCTGCTGGTGCGTCGCTACGTCGCGGATAAAGCCGACGCCGACGAGCTACTGGCCTGCCTGAAGCCGTACGAAGACTTCACCTACCGCTGGGGGCCGGAGCCGGATTTTGTCGCCCTGCATAAGCGGATCAACAAAAGCGCCATGCCGCAGACCGACGACCCGTGGGGACGCCAGCTGCTGGACAGCATGATTTTGCTGATTAAAGAGGAGCTACATCACTTCTGGCAGGTGCGGGAGATGATGGTGGCGCGCGATATTCCCTACGTCAAAATTACCGCCAGCAACTATGCCCGTGGCTTGCGGCGCGAAGTGCGCTCGCACGAGCCGGTGATGCTGATTGATAAGCTGATCTGCGGCGCCTATATCGAGGCCCGCTCCTGCGAACGCTTTGCCGCGCTGGCGCCGTGGCTGGATGACGATCTGCAGAAGTTTTATCTGTCGCTGCTGCGCTCCGAGGCGCGTCATTATCAGGACTATCTGGATCTGGCGCAGAAGATCGCCGGGGAAGATATCAGCGAGCGGGTGCGTCAGCTTGGTGAGGCGGAAGCGGCGCTGATCCTCAGACCGGAGGCCGAGTTCCGCTTCCACAGCGGTGTGCCAGTAGCGGCGTAA
- the rraB gene encoding ribonuclease E inhibitor RraB, translated as MANPEHLEEQREETRLIIEELLEDGSDPDALYTIEHHLSADDFETLEKVAVEAFKLGYEVTEPEELEVEEGDMVICCDILSECALNADLIDAQVEQLMTLAEKYDVEYDGWGTYYEDPNGEDGDDDDEEYVDEDDDGVRH; from the coding sequence ATGGCAAACCCGGAACACTTGGAAGAACAGCGTGAAGAGACGCGTCTGATTATCGAAGAGCTGCTGGAAGATGGCAGCGATCCGGACGCACTGTACACGATTGAGCATCACCTCTCTGCAGACGATTTCGAAACCCTGGAGAAAGTGGCGGTGGAAGCGTTCAAGCTGGGCTATGAAGTGACCGAGCCCGAAGAGCTGGAAGTGGAAGAGGGTGACATGGTCATCTGCTGCGATATTCTGAGCGAATGCGCGCTGAACGCAGACCTGATCGATGCCCAGGTGGAACAGCTGATGACGCTGGCAGAAAAATATGACGTCGAGTACGACGGTTGGGGTACCTACTATGAGGACCCGAACGGTGAAGACGGCGACGACGATGACGAAGAGTATGTCGATGAAGACGACGATGGTGTTCGCCACTAA
- the argL gene encoding putative translational regulatory protein ArgL, giving the protein MNIHTYKLNFNSISGLCQVREPCLRFTRSIF; this is encoded by the coding sequence ATGAATATTCATACATATAAATTGAATTTTAATTCAATTAGTGGCCTATGCCAGGTGAGGGAACCATGTCTGCGTTTTACCAGAAGCATTTTTTAA
- the argF gene encoding ornithine carbamoyltransferase, which translates to MSAFYQKHFLKLLDFTPAEITALLELAAKLKADKKNGIEVQKLAGKNIALIFEKDSTRTRCSFEVAAYDQGARVTYLGPSGSQIGHKESIKDTARVLGRMYDGIQYRGHGQEVVETLAQYAGVPVWNGLTNEFHPTQLLADLLTMKEHLPGKAFNQMTLVYAGDARNNMGNSMLEAAALTGLDLRLVAPSACWPEAALVETCTALAKQQGGNITLTEDIAAGVKGADFIYTDVWVSMGEAKEKWAERIALLRDYQVNSAMLALTGNPQVKFLHCLPAFHDDQTTLGKQMAADYGLHGGMEVTDEVFESAASVVFDQAENRMHTIKAVMVATLSK; encoded by the coding sequence ATGTCTGCGTTTTACCAGAAGCATTTTTTAAAGTTACTCGATTTTACCCCTGCAGAAATCACCGCCCTGCTCGAGCTGGCGGCAAAGCTGAAAGCCGATAAGAAAAACGGTATCGAAGTCCAGAAACTGGCAGGGAAAAACATCGCGCTCATCTTCGAAAAAGACTCAACCCGTACACGATGCTCTTTCGAAGTTGCCGCATACGACCAGGGCGCCCGCGTGACCTATCTGGGGCCAAGCGGCAGCCAGATTGGCCATAAAGAGTCGATCAAGGATACCGCCCGCGTGCTCGGGCGGATGTACGATGGCATTCAGTATCGCGGCCACGGCCAGGAGGTGGTGGAGACGCTGGCGCAATACGCCGGCGTGCCGGTGTGGAATGGTCTCACCAACGAGTTCCACCCGACCCAGCTGTTAGCGGATCTGCTGACCATGAAAGAGCACCTGCCGGGCAAAGCCTTTAACCAGATGACGCTGGTCTACGCCGGCGATGCGCGCAACAACATGGGCAATTCGATGCTGGAAGCCGCCGCGCTGACCGGTCTGGATCTGCGCCTGGTAGCGCCATCGGCCTGCTGGCCGGAGGCCGCGCTGGTGGAAACCTGCACCGCGCTGGCCAAACAGCAGGGCGGCAACATCACGCTAACGGAAGATATCGCCGCGGGGGTGAAAGGCGCCGATTTTATCTATACCGACGTCTGGGTATCGATGGGCGAGGCGAAGGAAAAATGGGCCGAACGTATCGCCCTGCTGCGCGACTATCAGGTTAACAGCGCGATGCTGGCGCTAACCGGCAATCCGCAGGTCAAGTTCCTCCACTGCCTGCCGGCATTCCACGACGACCAGACCACGCTGGGCAAACAGATGGCTGCCGATTACGGCCTGCACGGCGGCATGGAAGTGACTGACGAGGTGTTTGAGTCGGCGGCGAGCGTGGTGTTTGACCAGGCGGAAAACCGGATGCACACCATCAAAGCGGTGATGGTGGCGACGCTGAGCAAGTAG
- a CDS encoding YhcH/YjgK/YiaL family protein: MIIGNIHHLQPWLPAALREAIKHVIAHVSETTPLGKHDIDGDKLFYLISEDTTEPQAARRAEYHARYLDIQIVLRGIEGMTFSTLPPGEPQTDWLAEKDIAFLAEGQQEKTVILNEGDFVVFYPGEVHKPLCAVGAPAKVRKAVVKMLMA, from the coding sequence ATGATTATTGGCAATATCCACCATCTGCAGCCGTGGCTGCCTGCCGCGCTGCGCGAGGCGATTAAGCACGTTATCGCCCATGTCAGCGAGACGACGCCGCTGGGTAAACACGATATCGATGGTGATAAGCTGTTTTATCTGATTTCCGAAGACACCACCGAGCCGCAGGCCGCGCGTCGCGCGGAATACCATGCCCGCTATCTCGATATCCAGATTGTGCTCCGCGGCATTGAGGGGATGACCTTCAGCACCTTGCCGCCAGGAGAGCCACAGACCGACTGGCTGGCAGAGAAAGACATCGCTTTTCTTGCCGAAGGCCAGCAGGAGAAAACGGTGATCCTCAACGAAGGGGATTTTGTGGTGTTTTATCCCGGCGAAGTGCATAAACCGCTGTGCGCCGTTGGCGCCCCGGCGAAGGTGCGCAAAGCGGTAGTGAAGATGTTGATGGCGTAA
- a CDS encoding pyrBI operon leader peptide: protein MANCVRHSVLARLNADAGLAFFFPLLIGFPKPLI, encoded by the coding sequence ATGGCCAATTGCGTACGACATTCTGTCTTAGCGCGTCTGAACGCAGACGCTGGCCTGGCGTTTTTCTTTCCGTTGCTCATTGGATTCCCGAAGCCCCTTATTTAA
- a CDS encoding pyrBI operon leader peptide, which produces MDSRSPLFKGLFFCPGVRR; this is translated from the coding sequence TTGGATTCCCGAAGCCCCTTATTTAAGGGGCTTTTTTTTTGCCCAGGCGTCAGGAGATAA
- the pyrB gene encoding aspartate carbamoyltransferase, giving the protein MANPLYQKHIISINDLSREDLELVLATAAKLKANPQPELLKHKVIASCFFEASTRTRLSFETSMHRLGASVVGFSDSANTSLGKKGETLADTISVISTYVDAIVMRHPQEGAARLATEFSGGVPVLNAGDGANQHPTQTLLDLFTIQETQGRLENLNVAMVGDLKYGRTVHSLTQALAKFNGNRFYFIAPDALAMPQYILDMLDEKGIAWSLHSAIDDVMAEVDILYMTRVQKERLDPSEYANVKAQFVLRAADLEGARANMKVLHPLPRIDEITTDVDKTPHAWYFQQAGNGIFARQALLALVLNSELAL; this is encoded by the coding sequence ATGGCTAACCCGCTATATCAAAAACATATCATTTCCATAAACGATCTCAGCCGCGAAGACCTCGAACTGGTGCTGGCGACGGCGGCAAAGCTGAAAGCCAATCCGCAACCCGAGCTGCTGAAGCATAAGGTTATCGCCAGCTGTTTCTTTGAAGCCTCGACCCGCACCCGCCTCTCTTTTGAAACCTCGATGCACCGCCTGGGCGCCAGCGTGGTCGGCTTTTCCGACAGCGCCAACACCTCACTGGGCAAAAAAGGGGAAACCCTGGCGGATACTATCTCCGTCATCAGCACCTACGTTGACGCCATCGTGATGCGTCATCCGCAGGAGGGCGCCGCGCGTCTGGCGACCGAATTTTCCGGCGGCGTGCCGGTGCTGAACGCCGGCGACGGCGCCAACCAGCATCCGACCCAGACCCTGCTCGACCTGTTCACCATTCAGGAGACTCAGGGCCGCCTCGAGAACCTTAACGTGGCGATGGTCGGCGATCTGAAGTATGGCCGTACCGTGCACTCGCTGACCCAGGCGCTGGCGAAATTCAACGGCAACCGCTTCTACTTCATCGCCCCGGACGCGCTGGCCATGCCGCAGTACATCCTTGATATGCTCGATGAAAAAGGCATCGCCTGGAGCCTGCATAGCGCGATCGACGACGTGATGGCGGAAGTGGATATTCTGTACATGACCCGCGTGCAGAAAGAGCGTCTGGATCCGTCGGAATACGCCAACGTCAAAGCGCAGTTCGTCCTGCGCGCCGCCGACCTCGAAGGAGCACGCGCCAACATGAAGGTGCTGCACCCGCTGCCGCGCATTGACGAAATTACCACCGATGTCGATAAAACGCCGCACGCCTGGTACTTCCAGCAGGCCGGTAACGGCATCTTCGCCCGCCAGGCGTTACTGGCACTGGTACTGAATAGCGAGCTGGCACTGTAA
- the pyrI gene encoding aspartate carbamoyltransferase regulatory subunit: MTHDNKLQVEAIKRGTVIDHIPAQVGFKLLTLFKLTETDQRITIGLNLPSGEMGRKDLIKIENTFLTDEQVNQLALYAPQATVNRIDDYEVVGKSRPSLPDRINSVLVCPNSNCISHAEPVSSSFAVKKRADDIALKCKYCEKEFSHYVVLAN; this comes from the coding sequence ATGACACACGACAATAAACTGCAGGTAGAAGCGATCAAACGCGGCACCGTGATCGACCATATCCCGGCGCAGGTCGGCTTTAAGCTGTTAACCCTGTTCAAACTGACCGAAACCGACCAGCGCATCACCATCGGCCTGAACCTGCCTTCCGGCGAGATGGGCCGCAAAGATTTGATTAAAATCGAGAATACCTTCCTGACCGACGAGCAGGTTAACCAGCTGGCGCTGTACGCCCCGCAGGCGACGGTAAACCGCATTGATGATTACGAAGTGGTGGGCAAATCCCGCCCGAGCCTGCCGGATCGGATTAACAGCGTGCTGGTCTGCCCGAACAGCAACTGTATCAGCCATGCTGAACCCGTTTCTTCCAGTTTTGCAGTGAAAAAACGTGCCGATGATATCGCTCTCAAATGTAAATACTGTGAAAAAGAGTTTTCTCATTATGTGGTGCTGGCCAACTAA
- the ridA gene encoding 2-iminobutanoate/2-iminopropanoate deaminase, which produces MSKTIATENAPAAIGPYVQGVDLGSMIITSGQIPVDPKTGSVPEDVAAQARQSLDNVKAIVEAAGLKVGDIVKTTVFVKDLNDFATVNAAYEAFFTEHNATFPARSCVEVARLPKDVKIEIEAIAIRR; this is translated from the coding sequence ATGAGCAAAACTATTGCGACGGAAAATGCACCAGCCGCTATTGGCCCGTATGTACAAGGTGTTGATCTGGGTAGCATGATCATCACTTCCGGTCAGATCCCGGTCGACCCGAAAACCGGCAGCGTGCCGGAAGATGTCGCCGCGCAGGCGCGTCAGTCCCTGGACAACGTAAAAGCTATCGTTGAAGCCGCTGGCCTGAAAGTGGGCGATATCGTGAAAACCACCGTTTTCGTGAAAGATCTGAATGATTTCGCCACCGTGAATGCCGCGTATGAAGCGTTCTTCACCGAGCACAACGCTACCTTCCCGGCGCGTTCCTGCGTTGAAGTCGCACGTCTGCCGAAAGACGTGAAGATTGAGATCGAAGCTATCGCAATTCGTCGCTGA
- a CDS encoding beta-N-acetylhexosaminidase — MINTVRCTLLTSGILLSSMALAAPAGDLPLMPWPAHVERPQAQGALALNNQLTLNVSGDDLGEAANRWRDRLARQTGWTLQPQTAPAKSPTINVIVSKKVPFLPQPDSDESYQLTVNADGATLKANTRFGALRGMETLLQLVQNGPDGTTIPYVAINDAPRFPWRGLLLDSARHFMPLSAIKRQIDGMAAAKLNVLHWHLTDDQGWRFASSRYPKLQQASDGLFYTQAQMKDIVRYAAERGIRVVPEIDMPGHASAIAVAYPELMSAPGPYTMERHWGVLKPVLDPTKEATYAFAEAMVSELAAIFPDPYLHIGGDEVDDSQWRANPAIQKFLKEKGLADSHALQAYFNRRLETLLEKHHRQMVGWDEIYHPDLPKSILIQSWQGQDALGDVAKHGYRGILSTGFYLDQPQYTAYHYRNEIIPQGLDGVDTITDSDSAQSWQFSMPRLKGSAVEGSFTLVKGDSGWRGFIDFKGKSRRAVQEIEWLDDNQVTFRVDTWMGETRPVLTINNDTLSGYFLLGNTRYPVDGKRLDAVPQGIQPTLPDAQQQKNLLGGEAALWAENVAAPVIDIKLWPRAFAVAERLWSAEDVKDSDNMYQRLQAMDSWSTVSVGLQQHAQQLEQFTRLANSSHTLALQILAEALEPAHYYTRQHLKFQANNYHQFEPLNRLADALPAESDTVRSLNQWAERLISDAEDAESADGLRHVFTRWQNNSGDALALTDNNYQLAAIKPVVQQVDKLASLGLRLTDLVARQGTLDDKEYASILAQLDTAAKTQDELVIAAVYPLEKLLRATKIK; from the coding sequence ATGATTAACACCGTGCGTTGCACTCTGCTGACCAGCGGAATACTTCTGAGCAGCATGGCGCTTGCCGCTCCGGCAGGCGATCTGCCGTTGATGCCGTGGCCCGCCCATGTGGAGCGCCCGCAGGCGCAGGGGGCGCTGGCGCTGAACAATCAGCTGACGCTCAACGTCAGCGGCGACGATCTTGGCGAGGCGGCAAACCGCTGGCGCGACCGCCTGGCGCGGCAAACCGGCTGGACGCTGCAGCCGCAGACAGCGCCAGCAAAAAGCCCAACCATTAACGTGATCGTCAGTAAAAAAGTGCCTTTCCTGCCGCAGCCGGATAGCGATGAAAGCTATCAGCTTACCGTTAACGCAGACGGCGCAACCCTGAAAGCCAATACGCGTTTTGGCGCGCTGCGCGGCATGGAAACGCTGCTGCAGCTGGTACAAAACGGCCCTGACGGCACCACCATTCCTTATGTCGCCATTAACGATGCGCCGCGCTTCCCGTGGCGCGGGCTGCTGCTGGATTCCGCCCGCCACTTTATGCCGCTGTCGGCGATCAAACGGCAGATTGACGGTATGGCGGCGGCGAAGCTTAACGTACTGCACTGGCATCTGACCGACGATCAGGGCTGGCGCTTTGCCTCCAGCCGCTATCCGAAGCTGCAGCAGGCCAGCGACGGCCTGTTTTATACCCAGGCGCAGATGAAAGACATTGTGCGCTACGCCGCCGAACGTGGCATTCGCGTGGTGCCGGAAATCGATATGCCGGGCCACGCCTCGGCGATCGCCGTGGCTTATCCGGAACTGATGAGCGCGCCAGGGCCCTATACGATGGAGCGTCACTGGGGCGTGCTGAAACCGGTACTCGACCCAACGAAAGAGGCCACCTACGCGTTTGCCGAGGCGATGGTCAGCGAACTGGCGGCTATCTTCCCCGATCCGTATCTGCATATCGGCGGTGATGAAGTCGATGACAGCCAGTGGCGGGCCAATCCGGCCATTCAGAAATTCCTCAAAGAGAAGGGGCTGGCGGACAGCCACGCGCTGCAGGCGTACTTTAACCGGCGGCTGGAGACTCTGCTCGAAAAGCATCACCGGCAGATGGTTGGCTGGGATGAGATCTACCACCCAGATTTGCCGAAGAGCATTCTGATCCAGTCCTGGCAGGGTCAGGATGCCTTAGGCGACGTCGCCAAACACGGCTATCGCGGTATTCTCTCCACCGGTTTTTACCTCGACCAGCCGCAATACACCGCCTATCACTATCGCAATGAAATTATCCCGCAGGGACTCGACGGCGTGGATACGATCACCGATAGCGACAGCGCCCAGAGCTGGCAGTTTTCGATGCCGCGGCTGAAGGGCAGTGCGGTGGAGGGCAGCTTCACGCTGGTGAAAGGCGATAGCGGCTGGCGTGGATTCATTGATTTCAAAGGGAAATCTCGCCGTGCTGTGCAGGAAATTGAATGGCTTGACGATAATCAGGTCACGTTCCGCGTCGATACCTGGATGGGCGAAACCCGCCCGGTGCTGACCATCAACAACGACACGCTCAGTGGCTACTTCCTGCTGGGCAATACTCGCTATCCGGTTGACGGCAAGCGGCTGGACGCTGTGCCGCAGGGTATTCAGCCGACGCTACCCGACGCGCAGCAGCAGAAGAATCTGCTCGGCGGCGAAGCGGCGCTGTGGGCGGAAAACGTCGCCGCGCCGGTGATCGACATCAAGCTGTGGCCGCGGGCTTTTGCGGTGGCGGAGCGGTTATGGTCGGCTGAAGATGTCAAAGACAGCGACAATATGTATCAGCGCCTGCAGGCGATGGACAGCTGGTCAACGGTCTCCGTCGGCCTGCAGCAACATGCCCAGCAGCTGGAGCAGTTTACCCGGCTGGCGAACAGCAGCCATACGCTGGCGTTGCAGATCCTCGCCGAGGCGCTGGAGCCGGCGCATTACTATACCCGCCAGCATCTCAAGTTCCAGGCGAACAATTATCATCAGTTTGAACCGCTTAACCGGCTTGCCGATGCGCTGCCGGCGGAGAGCGACACCGTGCGCAGCCTGAATCAGTGGGCGGAGCGGTTGATCAGCGATGCCGAAGACGCCGAGAGCGCCGACGGGCTACGCCACGTCTTTACCCGCTGGCAGAACAACAGCGGCGATGCGCTGGCGCTGACCGACAATAACTATCAGCTGGCGGCAATCAAGCCGGTGGTGCAGCAGGTTGATAAGCTGGCAAGCCTCGGACTGCGCTTGACCGACCTGGTGGCGCGCCAGGGGACGCTGGACGATAAAGAGTACGCCTCAATCCTGGCGCAACTGGATACGGCGGCGAAAACCCAGGATGAACTGGTGATTGCGGCGGTCTATCCGCTGGAAAAACTGCTGCGGGCAACGAAGATAAAATAG